The DNA sequence TGGGGCTGACCACCCAGCAACAGCGCTCGGCCACCGCCCAGCTGGTGGAGACGATGGAGCAGCTGAGCGAGGCCAGCCGCCAGGTGTCCGACACCGCCGGGCAGATCGCCACCGCCTCCGCCTCCCTGGCCCAACTGGCGTCGAACCTGGAGCGCACCGCATCGGTCGCCACGTCGGACCGGGCGAGCGCTCCCTCGACGTAGGCCGTCGGTGCGCGTCCTGCTCCTGCCCGTCGGCGAGGAGACGTACGCAGTCGACATGGCTGCCGCCCGGGAGGTCGTCGCCGCTCCCGATCTCACCCGGCTACCGGGCGCCCCGTCGACCCTCATGGGCGTGTTCAACCTCCGGGGGGAGATCGTGCCGGTGTTCGACACGGCGACGCTGCTCGGGATCGGCACCGCGCAGCCGACCTTCGTCGCCGTCATCGAGACCGCCTCCGGACCCGCGGGTCTGGCCATGACCGCCATGGGCGCCTCGGTCGACCTGAGCGTGCCGGTGGGCGACACGGAGACGCCGGGCACCTGCGGCTCCTTCGCGTTCGCTGATCGCCTCGTCGTGCTGATCGATCTCGAGGCGCTCCTCGCGCCCGCCCGGCTGCACGGCTGAGCAGGGCTGAGCACCGTGTCGGCGACCGGCTACGAGGACGAGTTCCGCCGCCTCTTCGCCGAGGAGGCGGAGGAGCGGCTGGCCGTGCTGGCCCGCGAGCTGCTCGCCCTCGAGCAGGCCGCTGGTGACGCCGAGCTGGTGGGATCGCTGTTTCGCGAGGCGCACACCCTCAAGGGCGCGGCGGCGGTGGTCGGCATGGAGGAGGTGAGCCTGGTCGCCCACACCATGGAGAACCTCCTGGAGCAGCTGCGTGCCGGCGAACGCCAGACCACCTCTGCACTGATCGACGGGCTGCTCGCGGCGGTGGACGCGCTGCAGTCCATGGTGCCGGCGGTGCTCGACGGTGAGGACATGATGCCGATGGCGCGCCAGGTCCAGCGGGCCCTGGATGCGCTGGCCGACGAGCCCGTCGGGAAACGCTCGTCCGGGGCGTCCGACCGCGACGAAGCCCCTGTGCAGGCGGCGGCAGAGGCCGCGGCGGCGGAAGCACCGACGACGGCCCGCCGCGCCCATGCCGCCGACGCCGACGTGGCCCGGGTTCCGCTCGCCCGGCTCGACGAGATCGTGCGCCTGGTCGGCGAGTCGGCGGCGGCGACGCTGCGCGTCGGCCGCCTGGTGGGGGAGCGCCTCGGGGTCGACCCCGGCACCGTCGACGAGCTACGGGGCCTGTCCCACCTCCTCAACGAGCTGCAGGAGCGGGCCATGCGCACGCGGATGGTGCCGGTGTCCACCATCACCGACGTGCTGCAACGGGCGGTGCGGGAGGCGGCCCGTGCCACGGGCAAGGACGTCCGGTGGGAGGTCCGGGGCGACGACACGGAGCTCGACCGGGGCGTGCTCCAGCAGCTGGCGGACCCGCTGCTCCATCTGGTGCGAAACGCCGTGGACCACGGCATCGATCCGCCCGCCGTACGCGCGGCGGCGGGCAAGCCGGTCCAGGCGGTGGTCCAGCTGCACGCGATGCAGCTCGGCTCGGAGGTGATCATCACGGTGGCGGACGACGGAGGTGGCATCGACGTCGCCAGGGTGCGGGAGAAGGCGGCGGGCCACGGCGCCGATGTCGCGACGATGTCGGACGAGGAGGCGCTGTACCTCGTGTTCCGGAGCGGGCTCTCCACCGCCGCGTTCGTGTCCGACATCTCCGGCCGGGGCATAGGTCTCGACGTGGTGCGGGCCAACGTCGAAGCGGTGCGGGGGCGCGTCGAGATCCGGACGGAGCCCGGGGCCGGCACCGAGTTCCGGGTGATCGTCCCCATCACCCTGGCCGTGCTCCCGTGCCTCCTCGTGACGGCGGGCGGTCAGCGGCTCGCCATTCCGATGCAGTCGGTGGTGCTCGTCCAAGAGGCGGGCGGCGAGACGCGGTCCGAAGGGCGCCGGCAGGTGAAGGTGGGGACACAGGTCGTCCCGCTCGCGAGCCTGGCAGCGACCTTCGGGCTCCCGGAGGTCGGCGAGGACGGGCCGGTCGTCGTAGTGGCCGGGCTCACGCGGCGCCATGCCTTCGTGGTCGACGCGCTGCTCGGCCAGCGCGACGTCGTGGTGAAGGGCCTCAGCCGCCTCGTGCCGCACCTCGCCCTCATCGCCGGCGCCAGCGTCGAACCGGACGGCTCGATCCTCCTGGTGATCGACATCGCCGGACTCATCGACCGGGCCCGGCTGTCGCACGCACCGGCGACGGCGGCCGCCGAGAACGGGGGCGATGGCAGCGTGACGGCGCCACCCCTCCGGCATGCCAACCTGCTGGTCGTGGATGACGCACTCACCGTCCGTGAGCTGCAACGGTCGATCCTCGAGAGAGCCGGATACTCGGTGGTGACGGCTGCCGACGGCGAGGAAGCGATGGCCCGCCTGGCCGAGGCCCCGGTCGACCTCGTCCTCACCGACGTCGAGATGCCGCGCATGGACGGATTCGCGTTGACCGAGGCGATTCGCGCCCACCCCGAACGCGGCAACGTCCCGATCCTCATCCTGACGTCGCGCGCCAGCGCAGGTGACCGCCAGCGGGGTCTCGAAGCGGGCGCCGACGGCTACATCATCAAGAGCGCGTTCGACGAGGGGTCCCTCCTCGAGGCCGTGGCCCGGTTGCTCGGTCGGTGACGAACGTGGTCGTGGTCGATGACGCGCCGGTGCAGCGGGCCTACATCGCCCGGATCCTCCGGACCGACGGCGACATCGCCGTCGTCGGGCAGGCCGACACGGCTCGCCAGGCGATCGACGTGGTGGCCTCACTGCGGCCCGACGTGGTCGTGCTGGACCTGCAGATCCCCGGAGGCGGGCAGCACGCCATCGAGCAGATCATGGCGTTCACCCCGACGCCCATCCTCGTGCTGTCGGCCGGAGTGGACGGTCGCGAGTCGCTCGACGCGGTGGAGGCACTGGTTGCGGGTGCGGTCGACGTGCTGCCCCAGCCGCACCCCGGCGACACACCGGCGGAGAACCTGTTGCGGCAGCGGGTGCGGACGCTGCGCGGCGTCACGGTGCTGCGCCATCCGCGGGGGAGCCGTACCTCCGCTCCCGAGGCGAGGCGCCCGGCTGGTGCCTCGACCGGCATCCCCGTCGTCGCCATCGCCGCGTCGACGGGTGGGCCGGCCGCCCTGTCGCTCGTCCTGTCCGGTCTAACCGGCCTCCGCGCGCCCGTGCTCGTCATCCAGCACCTGCACCCGGACTTCGTCGACGGCTTCGTGACATGGATGGCGCGTGACGCCGCCCTGCCGGTGGAGCTGGCCCGTGACGGCGCCGTGGTGAAGCCGGGAGTCATCTACATCGCGCCGGCGGGGACGCACCTCAAGCTCGCCGCCGACCGGCGGATCGTGCTCGACCCCGAGCCCGAGACGCTTCACCGTCCGTCGGCCAACGCGCTGTTCCACTCCCTGGCCGAGCACGGCGGGCCGGTGATCGGCGTCGTGCTCACGGGAATGGGCGACGACGGCGCCACCGGGCTGCTGGCCCTGCGCCGTCGCGGCGCCGTCACGATCGTGCAGGACGAGGAGACGTCGGCGGTGTTCGGCATGCCGCAGGCTGCGCTCCAGCAGGGCGCCGCCGCTCGCGTGGTCCCCCTCGGGCGGATCGCGGCGACGATCCTGGGAGCGGCGCAATGAGCGACCGTGCGATCGAGGATGCAGCCCGGCTGCTGTCGCGAGGGGTGGGGCTGCGGCTCGACCCCACCATCCGCGCCCGGCTCACCAGCGCGGTGCGAGCCGAGGCGGAGAGTCGCGGGCTCGACGTTTCCGCGTACGTCGCCCGCCTCGAGGTGGACCAGGGGGATCTCCAGGATCTGCTCAACCGCGTGACCGTCCAGGAGACCTCGTTCTTCCGCGACGCCGGCCAGTTCGCAGCCCTCGCCACGCACGTGCTTCCCGCCCTGCGCAGCGCCGGGGTTCCCGTCGTCGTGTGGAGCGCCGGGTGCTCGAACGGGCAGGAGGCCTACTCCCTCGCCATGGCGCTGGCAGAGAGCGGGATCCGCAACTGGCGGGTCATCGCCAGCGACATCTCCACCAAGGCGCTCGCCCGGGTGCGCGACGCGCAGTACGGGACGCGTGAGGTGGAGGCGCTGTCGGAGGACCGGCGCCGGCGCTTCCTGGTCCCGGTCCGCGGCGAACAGGGCCGGTGGGCGGTCGCCGAGAACCTTCGTGGCCGAGTGTCCGCCGTGCGCCACAACCTGGCGGCCGATCCTCCCCCGTTCGAGCCCCGGCAGTGCCAGATCGTCTTCTGCCGCAACGTGTTGATCTACTTCGGGGCCGACGACGTCCTCGCCTTCCTGGAACGCCTCTCGCCATGGCTCGATCCCGGCGCCCACCTCTTCCTCGGGTACAGCGAGTCGCTGTGGCAGGTGACCGACTCGTTCCACCCCGTGAAGCTGGGTGAGGCGTTCGTCTACCGGCCTGGGCCGCGCCCGGCCGGTCCGAGCCCGGCTGATCTGAGCCCGGCTGGTCCGAGCCCGGGTGATCCGAGCACGGTCGCAGGTGCGCCGACGGCGCGGCCCTGGAGCTCCCATGAGCGTCGGCCGCCGCCGTACCGCCCGGCAGCCCAGCCACCGATCGCGCGTGCGCGGCCCGCCCCGGCGACCGCCTCGGCGGGGGTGCCCGGGAGGGACCCGGAGGCGGCACGCCTGCTGGCGGCGGGCGAATCGGCGTTGGCGGCCGGGGACCACCAGGGCGCCATCGGTGCATTCCGCAAGGCGGCCTTCATCGAGCCCGACCAGCCGATCGTCCACCTCCATCTCGCCACGGCGCTCGAGATGTCCGGTGACGATGTGGCCGCCCGGCGCGCCTACACGGTGGCGCGGTCAGCCATCGACCGGTGCGATCCCGCCGTGCTCGAAGCCACGCTCGAGGGCTACCAGCTCGGCGAGCTGGTGGGCCTGCTCGAGGCCAAGATCGGCCAGCGATGACCACGATCGTGCGCTTCCGCGTCGGCGACGCCCCCTATGCCATGCCGGTGGAGCGCATCAGCGAGGTGCGCTCCGCCCGTGACCTCACGCCACTTCCCGACCCTCGCGACGGCGTGGCCGGTCTCATGCGTCGCGGCGACAGCACGATCACCGTCCTCACGATGTCCGAGCGGGCTGGTCGCCACGTCATCGTCATCGATTCCGGTGCGGCCGAATTCGCGCTGCTGGTCGACGAGGTCACGGGGGTGCACCGCGTCGACGACGCCTCCGTGCGTCCGTCACCGGCCGGTCAGAGGCACGGAGTGGTCGGCGGCGTGGTCGCCGACGGCGCCGAGCTGGTGTTCCTCCTCGACGTCAGTGCCCTGGCCAGGCGGTTGACGCCGTGACCGCGGGGATGTCGCCGAACCGGGCCTCCCTCATCCTGGTAGCCGATGACTCGTTGGTGATGCGCGCCCTGCTGCGCCGCCAGCTCGAGGAGCACGGCCTCGTGGTGGTGGAGG is a window from the Acidimicrobiales bacterium genome containing:
- a CDS encoding chemotaxis protein CheW translates to MRVLLLPVGEETYAVDMAAAREVVAAPDLTRLPGAPSTLMGVFNLRGEIVPVFDTATLLGIGTAQPTFVAVIETASGPAGLAMTAMGASVDLSVPVGDTETPGTCGSFAFADRLVVLIDLEALLAPARLHG
- a CDS encoding hybrid sensor histidine kinase/response regulator, with amino-acid sequence MSATGYEDEFRRLFAEEAEERLAVLARELLALEQAAGDAELVGSLFREAHTLKGAAAVVGMEEVSLVAHTMENLLEQLRAGERQTTSALIDGLLAAVDALQSMVPAVLDGEDMMPMARQVQRALDALADEPVGKRSSGASDRDEAPVQAAAEAAAAEAPTTARRAHAADADVARVPLARLDEIVRLVGESAAATLRVGRLVGERLGVDPGTVDELRGLSHLLNELQERAMRTRMVPVSTITDVLQRAVREAARATGKDVRWEVRGDDTELDRGVLQQLADPLLHLVRNAVDHGIDPPAVRAAAGKPVQAVVQLHAMQLGSEVIITVADDGGGIDVARVREKAAGHGADVATMSDEEALYLVFRSGLSTAAFVSDISGRGIGLDVVRANVEAVRGRVEIRTEPGAGTEFRVIVPITLAVLPCLLVTAGGQRLAIPMQSVVLVQEAGGETRSEGRRQVKVGTQVVPLASLAATFGLPEVGEDGPVVVVAGLTRRHAFVVDALLGQRDVVVKGLSRLVPHLALIAGASVEPDGSILLVIDIAGLIDRARLSHAPATAAAENGGDGSVTAPPLRHANLLVVDDALTVRELQRSILERAGYSVVTAADGEEAMARLAEAPVDLVLTDVEMPRMDGFALTEAIRAHPERGNVPILILTSRASAGDRQRGLEAGADGYIIKSAFDEGSLLEAVARLLGR
- a CDS encoding chemotaxis protein CheB — its product is MTNVVVVDDAPVQRAYIARILRTDGDIAVVGQADTARQAIDVVASLRPDVVVLDLQIPGGGQHAIEQIMAFTPTPILVLSAGVDGRESLDAVEALVAGAVDVLPQPHPGDTPAENLLRQRVRTLRGVTVLRHPRGSRTSAPEARRPAGASTGIPVVAIAASTGGPAALSLVLSGLTGLRAPVLVIQHLHPDFVDGFVTWMARDAALPVELARDGAVVKPGVIYIAPAGTHLKLAADRRIVLDPEPETLHRPSANALFHSLAEHGGPVIGVVLTGMGDDGATGLLALRRRGAVTIVQDEETSAVFGMPQAALQQGAAARVVPLGRIAATILGAAQ
- a CDS encoding CheR family methyltransferase, which codes for MSDRAIEDAARLLSRGVGLRLDPTIRARLTSAVRAEAESRGLDVSAYVARLEVDQGDLQDLLNRVTVQETSFFRDAGQFAALATHVLPALRSAGVPVVVWSAGCSNGQEAYSLAMALAESGIRNWRVIASDISTKALARVRDAQYGTREVEALSEDRRRRFLVPVRGEQGRWAVAENLRGRVSAVRHNLAADPPPFEPRQCQIVFCRNVLIYFGADDVLAFLERLSPWLDPGAHLFLGYSESLWQVTDSFHPVKLGEAFVYRPGPRPAGPSPADLSPAGPSPGDPSTVAGAPTARPWSSHERRPPPYRPAAQPPIARARPAPATASAGVPGRDPEAARLLAAGESALAAGDHQGAIGAFRKAAFIEPDQPIVHLHLATALEMSGDDVAARRAYTVARSAIDRCDPAVLEATLEGYQLGELVGLLEAKIGQR
- a CDS encoding chemotaxis protein CheW gives rise to the protein MTTIVRFRVGDAPYAMPVERISEVRSARDLTPLPDPRDGVAGLMRRGDSTITVLTMSERAGRHVIVIDSGAAEFALLVDEVTGVHRVDDASVRPSPAGQRHGVVGGVVADGAELVFLLDVSALARRLTP